The Onychomys torridus chromosome 4, mOncTor1.1, whole genome shotgun sequence genome includes a window with the following:
- the LOC118581871 gene encoding uncharacterized protein LOC118581871 — MITPARTDCYSEMMLTQATSTPAQDCPWPLQIQVAKTDFQIDRGADHVDEALGSLPVKLRGAALSQYRTRELKKGKQGGRDPRALRPPVPGSQLAGPGARLQKERARRQAGSWRREGGGWDLCARRAARTRAMLRVRCLRGGSRGAEAVHYIGSRLGGSLTGWVQRTFQSTQAATASSRNSFAAEDKATDPLPKNCPVSSYNEWDPLEEVIVGRAENACVPPFTVEVKVSKGFQARVLSSASAA, encoded by the exons CTCAAGACTGTCCTTGGCCTTTGCAAATTCAGGTTGCAAAAACGGACTTCCAAATAGATAGAGGAGCGGACCACGTGGACGAGGCACTGGGCAGCCTCCCTGTGAAGCTTCGCGGCGCTGCCTTGAGCCAGTACCGGACACGCGAGCTAAAAAAGGGCAAGCAGGGGGGACGTGACCCGCGGGCGCTGAGGCCACCTGTTCCCGGCAGCCAATTGGCCGGCCCCGGGGCGCGGCTACAAAAGGAGCGCGCGCGGCGGCAGGCTGGGAGCTGGCGGCGCGAGGGCGGTGGCTGGGACCTTTGTGCACGCCGAGCAGCCAGGACCAGGGCGATGCTGAGGGTGCGGTGTCTGCGCGGCGGCAGCCGAGGTGCCGAGGCGGTGCACTACATCGGTTCTCGG ctTGGAGGATCCTTGACAGGATGGGTGCAGCGAACTTTCCAGAGCACCCAGGCAGCTACAGCTTCCTCCCGGAATTCCTTTGCGGCTGAAGACAAGGCCACCGATCCTCTGCCCAAGAACTGCCCTGTCTCCTCTTACAATGAATGGGACCCTTTAGAGGAAGTGATAGTGGGTAGAGCAGAAAATGCCTGTGTTCCACCATTCACGGTTGAGGTGAAGGTAAGCAAGGGTTTCCAAGCAAGGGTTCTCTCCTCAGCATCTGCAGCCTGA